Sequence from the Methanosarcina siciliae T4/M genome:
AGGAGAAACTGCCAATGTCAGTTTTGAGGTTCTGACCAACGTAAACACAAAGCCAGGCCTGTACAAGCTGGATATGGTACTTACCTATGATGACATCGAAGAGCTCCAGACAATTACGGAAGCTGGATATGTTGAAAACCAGAAGCGTAAGACGATAGAAAGTAAGGCGGGAATCTACATCGGAGGTACCACGGATTTTGATATTGCTTTCATGGAAAGGAGCCCCACAGGAGCTTATACGTTTTCGGTTTCAAATATAGGGAACAACGGTGCAAACTCGGTAAAAATCTCTGTCCCCCTCCAGGAAAACTGGACCGTAACGGACGGAGGCAGTAATTCAGCAGTTTTGGGGAACCTGCAAAAAGGAGACTTTACGATTGCGGATTTCAATCTGGAACCCAGAACTATTGGCGAGAACCTCCCTATAAAATTTGAGATCAGCTATACCTCGAGCGATGGAATGAGGCAGGTTGAGGAAAAGGTGTTTTCCCTTTATGTCTCCCCGGTCACTCTTCCGGTAGGTTCCAAAATGCAGGAGGAAAGTAATGAATCGGGTTTATTCTCTTATAAGCTCGGGTTGCTGATCCTGCTCGGCGCTGTAGGCTTTTTTATTTATAAAAAGCACCAGAAGAGACTGAAAGAAAAGAACGCCGACGGAAACTGGCAAGGCGAAAACTCTCCGGAAGAACAGAAGCCGGAAGAATAAATTCGAAGCCCAGGCCCGTGGTTTCCATGAAATTGGCGAAGATTTTGAAAATTGCCCTGAACATGGTCAAGGCCAATAAGCTAAGGAGCTGGCTGACCATCATAGGGGTCATCATAGGCATTGCCTCGGTAATGGCAATCATTACGACCGGGGACTATTTCCAGGAGCAGGTGACTGAAACCCTGGAAGAGCTGGGAGGCGATGTCATTACAATATACCCATCGACTCCTTTTTTAGTATCGTCTGAAGAAGATGTTGGAGAAGGGGATTCGACAACGGCAGAAACCGATGAGGGTTCTGAGAATGACACTTCCGCTTCTATGCTATTTGAATCAGAAACAGAGCCGGAACTCACCATGATGGACATACTTACCCTCCGGCGCATTCGGGCTATTGAATATATAAACGTTAATGTCGACTCCGGGGCGGAGTTGAAATTCGGAAGCGAGTCGACCAGTATCTGGGTTAGAGGTGTAGACCCCGGCAGCTGGCCCAAAATCACAAAAAAGAAAGTGGGGGAGGGCAGGATGCTTGCACCGGGAGACAGGGAAGTTGTGGTTATTTCGAATGAACTCGCAAAAGACACCTTCGAACGGGAAATCCGGCTCAACCAGATGATCCTCCTCAATGGCAGGTCTTACCGGGTAGTAGGAATCCTGGCAAAGGACGGAGGACTCCTCGGGAGCGTTGGGGGATCATTCGGAGCCAGCGTTTATATGCCATATCAGGAGGTAAACTCCCTTTGGAATGGCGATGAAGAAATGCCTGAAAGAGAACGGGATGTCTTCGGCAGCATAGAAATAAAGGTCTATAAGGAAGCTGATTATGATTCAGCCCTTGAAGAGATCAAGAGTAAATTGAGAATATCTAGAAAAGTTACCGAAGATACGCAGGACTTTTATGTGTATTCCCCAAAAGAGGATATTGAAAGCGTCCAAAAATTAATTAACGGCCTCACAGCATTCCTCGCGTTCATTGCAGGAATATCTCTCCTCGTAGGCTCCACGGGGATTGCAAACACAATGTTTACCTCCGTCCTTGAGAAAACAAAAGAAATCGGGATCATGAAAGCAATAGGAGCAAAGAACAGCGATATCATGCTGATTTTTCTCTGCAACGCTGCAATGATCGGCCTTGTGGGCGGAATAATAGGCATGCTTCTGGGAACAGCGGCAGTCCAGGTGATTTTATTCCTGATTTCAATTAAAATGAACGTTTCCTTCGAGTTCGCCCTCAGCCTGAAAGGTACCCTTATTGCAACTCTGGTCTCCATAATTGTGGGGCTCGTTGCAGGCCTTGTACCGGCAAAGAATGCATCCGAACTTAAGCCTGTGGACGCCTTGAGGTACGAATGAAGGGATATTTTTAGCTAATGTCCTAAAACGGCATTTACAGAAAAATTAGGTAAACTGCCTGGAAGACGAAAGAAAAGATGAAAAAGTAAAGCCCTGTGGCCTTACTTTACTTTTTTAAGCTTATTTTGCAAGGTTATAGTTCTGGTTGACGATCTTCAGAGCGCAGAAGTTACCGCACATTGTGCATGCGTCGGTGTCTTCGGGTGCCCTGCTGTTCCTGACTTCTCTTGCGTGTTCGGGGTCGATTGCAAGGGAGTACATCTTTTCCCAGTCGAGTTCTCTCCTGGCTCTGCCCATGTCAAGGTCCCACTGTTTTGCTCTTTCGGGGTACTTTATCATGTCGCCGACGTGAGCTGCAATTCTTGAGGTCTTGACTCCGGTGATGACGTCTTCGAGGTTCGGGAGGGCAAGGTGCTCTGCAGGAGTTACGTAGCAGAGGAAGTCACAGCCATAGGAGGCAGAGACAGATGCACCGATTGCGGTTACGATGTGGTCGTAGCCGGGAGCAATGTCAGTTACGAGAGGACCGAGCATGTAGAAGGGCTTGTGGCCGCTCATTTCCTTCATGAGCTTCACATTGGTTGCGATCTGGTCAAGTGGAACGTGACCCGGACCTTCGACAATGACCTGAAGGCCCTGCTGGTGTGCCTTCTCAGCCACTTCGGAGTTAATGATCAATTCCTGGATCTGGGCACGGTCGGTTGCATCGTGGACTGCACCTGCACGCATTCCGTTTCCTGTGGAAAGGACAACTTCGTGTTCCTTGAGGATTTCAACGAGGTAGTCGAAGTTTGCGTAGAGAGGGTTTTCCTTTTCGTTGTGGAGCATCCAGGCACTCATGAAAGCGCCGCCGCGGGAGCAGAGCCCACCGTATCTGCCGTGGGCTTTAAGCCTATCAAGGGTGATGTTGTTGATTCCGGTATGGATTGCCATGAAGTTGGTCCCGAGCTTTGCCTGGGCTTCGGTTGCGTTGAAGAGCTCGTCTTCTGTCATGTGCACGATTGAACCGTACTTTCTGGCAGCTTCGATGAAAGCCTGGTAAAGAGGCACCGAACCGACTGAAAGGGAGATGCTGTCAATTACTTTCTTCCTGATCCCGAGGAAATCTCCACCGGTTCCGAGCTCCATGAGGGTGTCAGCACCTGCTTTTTCTGCAGCGATTGCTTTTTGGACTTCCATATCCGGGTCAACAATGTCCGAGGATACCCCGATGGAAGCATTAACTTTGGTCCTGAGCCCTTCTCCAATACCGCAGATCTTTACCTGTCTGTAGGGGGAAGTTGGAATAACGATCCTACCGGCTGCAATACCCCTGCGGATGAATTCGGGGTCAAGTCCTTCATCCTTTGCAACGATTTTCATCTCTTCGGTGATAATTCCTTTTTTTGCATCTTCCACGATTGTCATCTTTATTACCTCAAGCTTTCAATTTATCTGTAAGATTATCATGCAGGATTAATACGTAAGTAAAGGGATTGTGAATTAGAACATAAAAGGAAAGTAATTATATATAACACTATTTAAAAAAAAAACTTTAACCTAGATCAACTTTACTTGACTTAAGGAGTAATGGGTGCCGAAAATATACAATAACGGATTAAAATAAGTTGATTAGAATGAGCTTTTAAAATTTGGTGGAGAATAAGACAAGTAAAGTTGATTTAAGGAAAGATTATTTCAGGAAAAATTAGGGAAAAAATGAGATAAAGAATAAAATGAAGGTTAAAATGAATGATTACGATAAAAAAATAACAGCGACCGAAAAAAGGAGATTTTAGGTTATTTTCCCTGCCTGTTTTTCTCCTGGATCAAACCTACGGTTTGCCTGTGGAGAGTTACTATAAGGTCGCTGAGCATCCCGAAGATAAACATCTGAACCCCGAATATGATAAACAGTGTTGTGAGAATTGTAAGGGGGATGCGGGTAATCCCCTGGAACCACTGGGACACCACAAAGATTCCCGTAAACAAGCCTGCCAGGATAAAGATAGAGCCCAGAATCCCGAAGTAAAACATCGGGTTATGTACTTTTGCAAGCCTGTAAATGGTAGATCCGATTTTTATCCCGTCTTTCACAGGGTTTAGCTTGGTTGCTCCCTGCTTGCTCCTGGGGAGATAGGTAATAGGGACCTCTTCGACTCTCTGTTTTTTCAGGACACATTCCACAGAGATCTCGGTCTCAATTTCAAAGCCTGTTTTGTTGAGTTCCAGTTCCCTTATACTTTCGAGAGTAAATGCCCGGTAGCCGGAGAGAATGTCCCTTAACTGTACATTATAAGCGATGTCAAAAAGCATATTTATAAGGCGGTTGCCCACAAGGTTAAGCCTTGTAAAAGCCCCGGGAGAATACTTTTCCAACCGGTTGCCTATAACATGGTCGGCTCTACCTTCCAGGATAGGCCCAAGGAGAGAGGAGGCTTCTCTGGCAAGATATGTCCCGTCACCGTCGAGCATTATTACATAGGGGCTCCCGATAAGCTCAAAAGCCTGGATCATTGCCTGCCCTTTACCTCTTCCGGTCTGCAGGACAACCTTTGCGCCTTCTGCCTCTGCAATCTGCGCTGTCCCGTCCCTGCTGTTTCCATCGATTACGAAAATGTTGGAAAACCCTTCTTTTTTAAAATCTTTAATAAGATTCCCTATCGTTGCTGCTTCGTTAAGTGTGGGAATAAGAATACAAACATCTGCGTTGTTCACGTTTCACACATATCCTTTGTTTGAACCTCTACGCATATCGCAGAATCCGTTTTTATTCGGGTACTATCCGTGTTTTCCACAAGACAGATAACAATTGAGATAATGAATAGAAAGATTGAGGGTTCTTATAAAAGTCCCATATTATCGAGCTGCTGACGGACTACTTCTACACCCCTTTCACAGTCTTCAGGGGATTTTCCGCCTGTAACTACCAGTTTTCCGGAACTGAAAATAAGGACAACTACCTTGGGCTCATCGATCCTGTACACAAGCCCCGGGAACTGCTCGGGTTCGTATTCGATATTTTCAAGCCCAAGCCCGATTGCAATTGCGTTGAGGTTAAGGATGGTGTGCAGGTCTGCTGAGGCAACTATATTCTGGACAGTAATCTGCGGGTTTTCCATTGTCTTGATCCCGATGCTGTTCAGCTTTTTTGCCATGTTGCCGATAACTGTATGTACGTCAGCAACGTTTTTTGCTCCCGTGCAGACAACCTTTCCGGAAGTAAAGACCAGGAAAGCAGCTTTGGGGTCCGAAACTCTGTAGACGAGCCCCGGGAACTTCTGCTTGTTGTACTCGGCGCCTTCGAACTCGGATTCAATCACAGTTAAATCAAACTCTTCAGCGAGTTTGGTGGATGCGACCACGTTTTCAATTTTAATGCTAGATTCGCTCATTCGTCAACCCTCAGTATATAAAGCAAGAGTAATATCCTCTAACCAGTATATAAAGCTATAGTTAAATGCCTTGCATACTATATAAATACTATATATAAAGAATATAAATACAACAGAAAAACTTAAATTATGGGCGCCAGTAAATTCAAAAAAATTAAGATAGAATGGGGCTTCCGCCTCGGCTTTAAGACACTTTATTCTTCAAAGTTTTTCAAGCCTTCAAGAATGGAATCATATTTTTTGCAGACTCTTTCGAGAAGGTCTCCCTCTACAGTGCGATGGGTGGGAACCAGAATTTTTGCTCCTTTACCTATGGTCACCCCCTTACCTGAAGTCCCGTAATCCGGAGCAGCAAGGACGCCGTCCGTAGAAATCCTTAGATTGAGGTCGTTTACAATCTTTGAAACCATCTCGGTTGCAGGCTTTACCTTCTTTTCTACGAGTAAAGCCGAAGACACATACTTTTCCCGGGTCTCCCTGATCTTTTGTAGGGTTTTTTCCACGGTTTTCGGGTTTACTTCATCGGGAAGTTCCTCGGCGAGAAGAGAAACGGCTTCGATAAGGTCATCAAAGGTCGTTGACCGCACCTCAAGGATTTCCCCGTCACAGTGCTGTTTCACGGCATCAAGGTAACCTGCGGTTACCACAAGCACATCCGCCTCAAGCAGGCGGGAAATTTCCTCTTTGGACGGGCAGTAGGCATTTGCAACAAAATAGTCCTTAATCCCGCACATCTCCATAAGGGATTCGTACATTGGAGTCACTGCAATGATTTTTTTCCCAATCCAGAGGTCAATCTCACTTTGTCCTCCCTGTGCCTTTAAGAGCTCAATTATTTTCTCTTTTATGGCATTAGGGTCGTTTCTTTTGAGACCGAAATAATCTGCAAACAGTGGGGTTGTGGAAAGCTGCCTGCTCCTCCCGCAGGGTACGGAATCAACAAAACCTCTCTCAATCAGGTCTTTTATATGGTCATAAGCTCCACTCCCCCTCATTTCGATAAGGTTGGACTGGAGCAGAGGCTGATGATAGGCAACCATGGAAAGGGTCCGGAGTTTGGGGGCTGAAAGTTCCTTTGGGGCAACCTCCCGCATGAGTTCGGAGTACTCGGGCTTTACCTGCATGACGTAACGTTCACCAAGGTCCAGGATTTCGATGCCTGAGCCCCGGGAAGAGTAAGCCTCCATCAGTTCCCGAACTACCAGAGAGACATTCTTTTTTGGCATTCCGGTAATTTTCATAAGTTTTTCAAGGCTTACTGCCCTGCCTGCAGCAAAAAGAGCCGCTTCGATAATTTCAAGCTCACTCATAAGTTTCACGACCAGAAAAGAGGATAAGATTATAATTCGGTTGAGTTAACGTGTTTCTTCAGGAGAGTTTACAGGGGAATTTATATCTATATGTTCCGGTTCAAAGGAAAGAATATCAGGATACCCGGCATCCTCAGGCCCTCCGTCCATGCACTCAACCTGAGCTTTACTGCCTGCAAACTTTTCCCCTCTGGAAAGTTCAGGCGCGGAAACATCTTCTATTAAGCCCTGTTTCATCTGATGAAAGAGAGGCGGGTTGCCTTCGGTGGAAAAACCTGATTCTTCTCCGGGGTAAATGTACAGCTCCCCGAACATTTCATTCTGGAAGAGCCAGATCTTTCTGCTCGAAGCAAGAAATAGAAGCGAAAGGTAGTCCATGACCCGGTCTTCACTGAGTTGAAGAAGTGAGGAAAATTCCACAACAGACTGCTTCATAAAGAGTTCAACAAGCCTTGCCCAGATAAGGGCAAGCCTCGAGCTTATAGCCTCATCATGGGCAATCCCGAGCACGTCTCCGGTAGCCAGGGGAGCGTCAGGGACATCAGGTTCTTCTGCAGCCAGCCGGGCTTTTTTTTCATTTTTTCTTGAGAGTGTCCTTTCAGCTTTTTTGAGCTCCAGAATAAGTTCATTCAGAGTGACAGGCCTTGTGGAATGGCGGCGGACAGGCAGCTTCGGGATTGGGAACTCATCAGGCTCGGGAAGATATTCGTCATCGAAAAAGCCGGGGTCAAAATCCTCAGCTTCCTCTTCTTCCACCTCAAGGATTACTGAAGACTTCATGCGGAGGAGGATAGCGGAATAAAGGAGAGTCCGGGAAGAAATCCTCAGATCCATTTTCTGTAGCTCTTCTACCCTCTGCAGAAAACTGTCGGTTAGCTGCACAATGTCGATATCCCAGGGATCGACCTTTCTGTCTTTTGCAAGTTCGACCAGGATGCCAAGAGGCTCGTAGGTATCAAACTCCGAAAGGTCAAGCAGAGCCCAGTCAACGCCAAGGTAAGAAAGAGTTGTTGGAAGCCCGAAAAAATCTGGATCTGAAAAAAGAGAGTCCTTTTCCCCGGATTCGCGTGGGGAAGGAAGGCCGGAAATGTTGAGTGCCGAATTATCTATAAGTTCAGCCATTAAGCTTCACTCCGGTAATGCTCGTGATATTATTCTCCTGCATTGTAACCCCGATCGTCCGGCTTGCAGCCTGGATCATGGGTTTTCTTAAGGAAACAACGATGAACTGGACTTTTGAGCCTGAAGTTTTAACCCTCCTTGAAACCCTTTCCACATTCCAGCCGTCAAGGAACATGTCGATTTCGTCAAAGGCGTAGAAAGGAGCAGGGCGGTATTGCTGGATTGCAAAGATGAAAGCAAGTGCCGTAAGACTCTTTTCTCCTCCGGACATAGCTTCTATGCGCTGGAGGGTCTTTTCTTTTGGCTGGGCTCTGAGGGTCATTCCTCCTGCAAAGGGATCGTCGGGATTTTCCAGCAGGAGTTCACCCATGCCGTCGGAAAGCTCGTAGAAAATGGCCTTGAAATTGGAATTTATACTCGTATAAGCTTCCATAAAGGCGTCCCGTTTGAGCTGCTCGTACTGGTCGATGCGTTCAAGGAGCTGTTCCCTTTCGGAAAAGAGCGTGTCGCGTTTACCCTGCAGGTCGGAAAGCCGGAGTTCAACCTCATTATACTCATCGATTGCCCGCATGTTTACGGGTTCAAGCCTGCGCATAGCTTCTTCGATTGCCTGGATCCTCATGTAAACGGTTTCGTAACTAGGGACCTCTGAGCTTTCTTCTATGCCCCTCCTCTCGATCTCTTCAAGCAGTTGCTTTTCCTGGTCAACAAGGGCACTTTTAGTAGCTGTAAGTGTAAGGACATGTTGCTTTGCCTTTTCCAGAGTAGTTGAAGCTGTACTGACCCTACGCTTTACTGCAGTGTATTCAACCTGAACACTTTCCCTTTCCTTCTGGAGCCCTATAAGTTCATCGGAAAGCTGAAGTTCCCGTTTCTGTTTCTCTTCAAGCAGTGCTTCAAGTTCCGAAATCTTTGCCTTAAGAGAACCCATTTTTTCCCGCCTTGAAGCTTTCTTTTCATCAAGTTCCCTGATAAGCTCCTTTGCCTCGGTAATCTTCTGCTCAGCATACTCTTTTTCAAGCTGCAGGGCATTCAGGCTGGCTTCGGTATCCCTGATCCTGCCATCAAGCCTCCGGATTTCCTCTTCCACAAACTCGGCTTTTTTGTTGATCTCGGGGAGAGGGGAATCAGCCAGCTTTGCCTCAAGTTCGACAACCTGAGCCTCAAGTTCGGAAGCCTCTGCCTCTTTTTCAGCCTTTTCCGCAATTACCCTGTCCATTTCAGCCCTGAGTTCCGTCCTTGCCTCTTCAATTGCCCTCAAATCTGCCTGTTTGGACTCTAGGAGGTCGGCAAGTTTTGCTTCCCTGCCGGCAATTTCCTGAAGCTCGAGTTCTTTTCTGGAAATACTGGCTTCACAGTCGCGGATTTTCCTGCTCAGCTCAAAAACGTGGCTTTCAATGCTGTCCTGTTTACTGATCGCTGCATTCCGGCTTGCGTCAAGAGATTTAATCTCTTCTGCAAGTTCAAGAAGTTTATCTTTTTCTGCGGCTGCAAAAGAGATCCCGGATTTTGAAGAGAGAGAACCCCCAACCATTGCCCCGCTCTTTTCAAGAAGCTCCCCTTCAAGAGTGACCATTCTCGCCTTTCCCATCAGGCGGCGGGCACTGGCAAGGTCTTCCATAACAAGGGTATCCTGAAAAACATACCAGAAAGCGGGTTCGAACTCGGGGTCAAATTCAATTAGATCGATTGCATATCCTATTACACCATTTTCATAATTGAGGCTTCCAAGCCGCCTTGAATCCCTCATTTTGTTAAGCGGCAGGAAAGTAGCCCTTCCGCCCTTTCTCCTCTTAAGAAACTCGATTGCTTCAGCAGCATCTCCGTCGTTATCCACAACAACTGCTTGCATCCTGTTCCCTGCTGCAACCTCAAGAGCTGACGCATACCTGCGGTCAACTTTTCCGAGCTGGGCAATCGTCCCGTGAATTCCGAAAAGTTCATTCTGCCGGGAAGCCCCTATTACCATTTCCACAGCCCTTGAATACCCGCCTCCATGTTCCGAAGCCCGGACCCTTGCCTCGGCAATTGCATATTCCTGCTGGAGGCTGTGCAGCCTTCCCTCAAGTTTCCTGATGTCTTCCTTTATCCTGAAATGGCTGCTCTCGATGTCGTCCCGGTCTTTTATAAGGGATTCCAGGTTTCCCGTAAGTTTCTCGATCTCATACTGGACAGAAAGCGTATCACTGTCAGAGGCAGTAACTGCAGCTTCGGCATCCTTGATCTGGTTTTCAATATCCCTCAGTTCCGAGGATTTTCTTCGGAGAGTATCAAGGAGCCGGTCCTCATTGCGGATAAGCTCGTTTTTCTCGTTTTTAACGTCCTCAAGTTTCTTGCGAGCAGCCATGAGCTCGTCTCTTGTTGCCGCAAACCTGGCATCCACATCCGCAATCCTGCTCTGAAGCAGCATACGCTCGGTTTTTCTCTCGGATAGCTCGGATGAAATGCTCTCTTTTCTCACATTTTCAGCTTCGATTTTCTCTTCGAGCTCCTTCACCTTGCCTTTTGTGGCGTCGATGTCAACAAAAGCTTTTCTGCGCTTTGCGTCAGCATCCTCAAGTTCGGATTCCGAAAGTTCGATGCTATCCACACAGCGGGAAATTTCCCCTTTGGTCTCTTCGATTTCCCTTTTGATCTGCAGCTGCTCATCTTCCCCTTTTTTCCGGATTTCAAGGGAAATTTGTTCAAGGGCCTGTTCAAGGGCTTCTAATTCCTTTACCCTCTCATCCAGCAAAACCTGAACTTTTTCAAGGTGCTCTTCTTTGCCTGCAAGTTCTTTGTCCACATTTTCCAGTTCGGTTCTGGCATCCTTGAGCTTGGAGAGCAGGACATAACCTTCAAATTTGATTTTTTCAGTTTTCAGAGCCTGATATTTCAGGGCCTGGTCTCGTTCCCCGGAGAGTTTTCCAAGCTGGGCACGCACCTCTTCAAGAATGATGTCCACGCGTTCGACCTGCTGCCGGACGACCTCCAGCTCGCCGAGAGCCTTTTGCTTGCGCTCATCAAACTCCGCAACTCCGGCAATCTCATCAATAATCTTTCGCCTTTCCACAGAGCTCATGGAGATGATCTGTGTGACATCTCCCTGCATCACCACATTGTAACCTTCAGGCGTTACTCCCGCCTTTGCAATCTGGGAATGGATTTCTCCCAGGCTCACGGCTTTTCCGTTAAAGTAAAAGTAGCTGTAATACGCATTTTTTGTCCGCTTGACCTTTCTTGAGACCACAACCTCATCAATCTCTAACGGCAGCTTGCGGTCAGTATTGTCAAAACGGATCGTAACCTGGGCAAAATCGGGCTTTTTTGTCTCATCACCATTGTAAATAAGATCCGTAAGTTTTTCAGCCCGGAGGGTCCTGGAGCTTGTAAGCCCGAGTGCAAAGAGAATCCCGTCTATGATGTTCGACTTCCCACTCCCGTTTGGACCGGAAATAGTGGTAAAGTCATTGTAAAAGGAAATCTTTACTTTTTTTCCGAAGGACTTGAAATTAACGAACTCAATTTCTTTTATGTACACGGAATGCCTCTGAGGTTTTGCGTTTTTGAAGAAGTATTCGTTTTTTTCAGCCTCATTGTTTTCGGAGATCTTTCCGGCTGCAGGTTATAAGCTCAGCATCTTCATTATCCCTGACGTCCACGGATTCATCGATTGTCTGTTTTTTCGGGACCTTTTCGGCGATTATGTACTCGCATTTATAATCTTCAGCAGGCCGGGCTTTTACAGGATCTGCCTTCAAAGGAGATTGGGGTCTCAGAGAAGATCGCAGGCTTGAAGGGGACGCCTTTCCGGCCTGGGGTACAGGAGTTGACTGCCTCGGATTGCCTCTAAACCGTTTTCTATCCCCGTTCTCGGCAATAATATATTCACACTTTGTTTCAACAATTTCCTGTTCATCGAGTTCTTTTGGCTCAACTTCCTTGATTTTCAGCTGGACTTTTGCATTTGTACCCGGCAGGGAGGCAGGACCTTCCCTGAAACCAATCATTTCACGCCCG
This genomic interval carries:
- a CDS encoding COG1361 S-layer family protein: MGIKNFVIFICVVLIGLSLCSGTVFAASTLDLNNSLDKGISIDLLNQDPDPVNPGDVLEVRVAIENSGYNDIEDCYLKIEPEYPFRALSGEGLTENIGTLGKRSEDERRRVVKFKVRVENDVNEGQYPLKVYLYSTDSKNKISLNRELTIDINSESNAEIEYISVEKLIPGEKTTLSFGIKNVGNSPLKNSMFSWECTNDLILPVGSSNVKHINLIDVGETANVSFEVLTNVNTKPGLYKLDMVLTYDDIEELQTITEAGYVENQKRKTIESKAGIYIGGTTDFDIAFMERSPTGAYTFSVSNIGNNGANSVKISVPLQENWTVTDGGSNSAVLGNLQKGDFTIADFNLEPRTIGENLPIKFEISYTSSDGMRQVEEKVFSLYVSPVTLPVGSKMQEESNESGLFSYKLGLLILLGAVGFFIYKKHQKRLKEKNADGNWQGENSPEEQKPEE
- the aglJ gene encoding S-layer glycoprotein N-glycosyltransferase AglJ, with translation MNNADVCILIPTLNEAATIGNLIKDFKKEGFSNIFVIDGNSRDGTAQIAEAEGAKVVLQTGRGKGQAMIQAFELIGSPYVIMLDGDGTYLAREASSLLGPILEGRADHVIGNRLEKYSPGAFTRLNLVGNRLINMLFDIAYNVQLRDILSGYRAFTLESIRELELNKTGFEIETEISVECVLKKQRVEEVPITYLPRSKQGATKLNPVKDGIKIGSTIYRLAKVHNPMFYFGILGSIFILAGLFTGIFVVSQWFQGITRIPLTILTTLFIIFGVQMFIFGMLSDLIVTLHRQTVGLIQEKNRQGK
- the thiC gene encoding phosphomethylpyrimidine synthase ThiC, encoding MTIVEDAKKGIITEEMKIVAKDEGLDPEFIRRGIAAGRIVIPTSPYRQVKICGIGEGLRTKVNASIGVSSDIVDPDMEVQKAIAAEKAGADTLMELGTGGDFLGIRKKVIDSISLSVGSVPLYQAFIEAARKYGSIVHMTEDELFNATEAQAKLGTNFMAIHTGINNITLDRLKAHGRYGGLCSRGGAFMSAWMLHNEKENPLYANFDYLVEILKEHEVVLSTGNGMRAGAVHDATDRAQIQELIINSEVAEKAHQQGLQVIVEGPGHVPLDQIATNVKLMKEMSGHKPFYMLGPLVTDIAPGYDHIVTAIGASVSASYGCDFLCYVTPAEHLALPNLEDVITGVKTSRIAAHVGDMIKYPERAKQWDLDMGRARRELDWEKMYSLAIDPEHAREVRNSRAPEDTDACTMCGNFCALKIVNQNYNLAK
- a CDS encoding ABC transporter permease; protein product: MKLAKILKIALNMVKANKLRSWLTIIGVIIGIASVMAIITTGDYFQEQVTETLEELGGDVITIYPSTPFLVSSEEDVGEGDSTTAETDEGSENDTSASMLFESETEPELTMMDILTLRRIRAIEYINVNVDSGAELKFGSESTSIWVRGVDPGSWPKITKKKVGEGRMLAPGDREVVVISNELAKDTFEREIRLNQMILLNGRSYRVVGILAKDGGLLGSVGGSFGASVYMPYQEVNSLWNGDEEMPERERDVFGSIEIKVYKEADYDSALEEIKSKLRISRKVTEDTQDFYVYSPKEDIESVQKLINGLTAFLAFIAGISLLVGSTGIANTMFTSVLEKTKEIGIMKAIGAKNSDIMLIFLCNAAMIGLVGGIIGMLLGTAAVQVILFLISIKMNVSFEFALSLKGTLIATLVSIIVGLVAGLVPAKNASELKPVDALRYE
- a CDS encoding segregation and condensation protein A encodes the protein MAELIDNSALNISGLPSPRESGEKDSLFSDPDFFGLPTTLSYLGVDWALLDLSEFDTYEPLGILVELAKDRKVDPWDIDIVQLTDSFLQRVEELQKMDLRISSRTLLYSAILLRMKSSVILEVEEEEAEDFDPGFFDDEYLPEPDEFPIPKLPVRRHSTRPVTLNELILELKKAERTLSRKNEKKARLAAEEPDVPDAPLATGDVLGIAHDEAISSRLALIWARLVELFMKQSVVEFSSLLQLSEDRVMDYLSLLFLASSRKIWLFQNEMFGELYIYPGEESGFSTEGNPPLFHQMKQGLIEDVSAPELSRGEKFAGSKAQVECMDGGPEDAGYPDILSFEPEHIDINSPVNSPEETR
- a CDS encoding TATA-box-binding protein; its protein translation is MSESSIKIENVVASTKLAEEFDLTVIESEFEGAEYNKQKFPGLVYRVSDPKAAFLVFTSGKVVCTGAKNVADVHTVIGNMAKKLNSIGIKTMENPQITVQNIVASADLHTILNLNAIAIGLGLENIEYEPEQFPGLVYRIDEPKVVVLIFSSGKLVVTGGKSPEDCERGVEVVRQQLDNMGLL
- the scpB gene encoding SMC-Scp complex subunit ScpB, producing the protein MSELEIIEAALFAAGRAVSLEKLMKITGMPKKNVSLVVRELMEAYSSRGSGIEILDLGERYVMQVKPEYSELMREVAPKELSAPKLRTLSMVAYHQPLLQSNLIEMRGSGAYDHIKDLIERGFVDSVPCGRSRQLSTTPLFADYFGLKRNDPNAIKEKIIELLKAQGGQSEIDLWIGKKIIAVTPMYESLMEMCGIKDYFVANAYCPSKEEISRLLEADVLVVTAGYLDAVKQHCDGEILEVRSTTFDDLIEAVSLLAEELPDEVNPKTVEKTLQKIRETREKYVSSALLVEKKVKPATEMVSKIVNDLNLRISTDGVLAAPDYGTSGKGVTIGKGAKILVPTHRTVEGDLLERVCKKYDSILEGLKNFEE